In Aminobacterium sp. MB27-C1, a single genomic region encodes these proteins:
- a CDS encoding biotin--[acetyl-CoA-carboxylase] ligase: MKKHILTLLKQAQGNYVSGQDLCEYLGVSRTAVWKHINQLREEGYAIDSSARKGYRLIDVPDLLNEYEVEPLLTTENIGHPIIHLDEVTSTNIEAKKQAREGIKEGTVIVAEHQTEGRGRSGRSWFSSPEWAIQMSLVLRPKVSPAFAASITQVGAAAVAKALESLGLSPQIKWPNDVLIGGKKICGILTEMSCELDHISHIVIGIGINVNTPSFPEEIASVATSVRIELGGKHCNRKELMAAVLNAFEPLYIDFLKGGSQPEYLSICRHLSNLMGQFITYETSQGIRSAQAVDIDNMGRLIIRHEDETTEALLSGEVHILRS, translated from the coding sequence TTGAAAAAACACATTTTAACTCTCTTAAAACAAGCTCAGGGAAACTATGTTTCTGGACAAGACCTCTGTGAATATCTTGGTGTAAGTCGAACTGCCGTGTGGAAACATATCAATCAACTTCGTGAAGAAGGCTACGCCATCGATTCTTCTGCCCGAAAGGGGTATAGGCTTATTGATGTTCCTGATCTCTTAAACGAATATGAAGTTGAACCGTTACTAACTACAGAAAATATTGGTCATCCTATTATTCATCTAGATGAAGTCACTTCAACGAATATCGAAGCCAAAAAGCAGGCTCGTGAAGGGATAAAAGAAGGAACCGTTATCGTTGCTGAGCACCAAACCGAAGGACGGGGCCGTTCGGGAAGATCCTGGTTCTCTTCTCCTGAGTGGGCTATTCAAATGTCTTTAGTCCTTCGACCTAAAGTATCACCAGCCTTTGCCGCATCAATTACCCAGGTTGGAGCTGCTGCAGTAGCAAAAGCATTGGAAAGCCTTGGGCTTTCCCCTCAGATAAAGTGGCCCAACGACGTTCTTATTGGGGGGAAAAAAATCTGTGGAATTCTCACAGAGATGAGTTGCGAACTTGATCATATAAGCCATATTGTTATAGGAATCGGGATCAATGTAAATACTCCCTCATTCCCTGAGGAAATCGCATCTGTCGCAACGTCCGTTCGTATAGAACTGGGGGGGAAACACTGCAACAGAAAAGAGCTTATGGCTGCCGTTCTGAACGCCTTCGAGCCTCTTTATATCGACTTTTTAAAAGGGGGATCCCAGCCAGAATATCTTTCTATTTGCCGCCACCTTTCAAATCTCATGGGACAATTCATTACATATGAGACATCACAAGGAATACGTTCCGCCCAAGCTGTCGACATCGACAATATGGGACGCCTTATCATTCGTCACGAGGATGAAACAACGGAAGCTCTGCTTTCCGGAGAAGTTCATATATTAAGATCGTGA
- a CDS encoding ketopantoate reductase family protein, translating into MRICIAGLGGVGGYFGGRLAAAYSASSEHEICFLCRGEHMESIQKKGLKVTTPHESFIAHPHIISDCPQEIGLVDVIFFAVKGYDLPSLAKSVYPLCHDKTLLIPLGNGVDNVDILQKEKLTGIPFNGCVYISAYIESPGVIRQVGGSCKMVVGPLDRDIEKHLPFENMMKNAGILFELVKDIDRAVWTKFIFMSPMAIVTTLKAENFGTVLSAKTSRDLVVDLMKEICYLAKKRNVALPDDAVAKALAQAESFPPHTRSSMELDASKGRSTELETFVGAVVRLAQDEGISLPVYERVYEELLKM; encoded by the coding sequence ATGCGTATCTGTATTGCCGGACTAGGCGGAGTAGGAGGATATTTCGGAGGACGTCTTGCTGCTGCTTACTCAGCGTCATCGGAGCACGAGATTTGCTTTTTATGTCGGGGAGAGCATATGGAAAGTATTCAGAAAAAAGGGCTAAAAGTGACAACGCCTCATGAATCTTTTATCGCTCATCCTCACATTATTTCGGATTGCCCTCAAGAGATAGGTCTCGTGGATGTCATTTTTTTCGCTGTCAAAGGCTACGATTTGCCCTCTCTGGCAAAGAGTGTATATCCCTTGTGTCATGATAAAACACTTTTGATTCCACTTGGGAATGGTGTAGACAATGTAGATATTCTTCAGAAAGAAAAACTCACGGGCATTCCCTTTAATGGATGTGTCTACATTTCTGCATATATCGAATCCCCTGGTGTGATCAGGCAAGTTGGGGGCAGCTGCAAAATGGTAGTAGGCCCATTAGATAGAGACATTGAAAAGCATTTACCTTTTGAAAATATGATGAAAAACGCCGGCATTTTATTTGAATTGGTCAAAGACATAGATCGGGCAGTTTGGACAAAGTTTATTTTTATGAGTCCTATGGCGATTGTTACAACTCTTAAAGCAGAGAATTTTGGAACGGTGCTTTCTGCGAAGACAAGTCGTGACCTGGTTGTCGATCTTATGAAGGAAATATGTTATCTTGCAAAGAAAAGGAATGTTGCCCTTCCCGATGATGCAGTAGCCAAAGCTCTGGCTCAGGCAGAATCTTTTCCGCCTCATACACGTTCTTCCATGGAACTTGATGCTTCAAAAGGTCGCTCTACAGAATTGGAAACTTTTGTCGGAGCGGTAGTCCGTTTGGCGCAAGATGAAGGAATTTCCCTTCCTGTTTATGA
- a CDS encoding phosphate ABC transporter ATP-binding protein encodes MLPILEIRQLAVAFDNKKILKKIDANFYPHQITAIIGPSGCGKSTFLKSLNRLIEDERGVSLSGQIHLDGEDTFTLSPEEVRRRIGMVFQSPTPFPLSIYDNMAYPLRYHGHGAKKNKKSFDSIIRNKLEDVGLFEEVKDNLAMNATLLSGGQQQRLCIARALTVEPEILLLDEPCSSLDVKNTQNIEMMLRTLCQQYSIIIVTHNLFQARRISHQTLFMLDGEIIEAGSTKDLFENPRDSRTAEYISGIYG; translated from the coding sequence ATGCTCCCTATTCTCGAAATTCGTCAGCTTGCCGTTGCATTCGATAATAAAAAAATTCTTAAAAAGATCGACGCAAATTTCTACCCGCATCAAATTACAGCTATTATCGGCCCTTCCGGATGTGGAAAATCCACATTTCTCAAAAGCCTTAATCGTCTCATAGAAGACGAACGAGGGGTGTCTCTGAGCGGTCAGATTCATCTTGATGGGGAGGATACTTTTACGCTAAGTCCTGAGGAAGTACGTCGTCGTATCGGCATGGTCTTTCAATCACCTACCCCCTTTCCTCTCTCTATTTACGACAATATGGCGTACCCTTTGCGTTATCATGGACACGGCGCGAAAAAAAATAAGAAAAGCTTTGATAGCATAATTCGTAATAAACTTGAGGATGTAGGGCTTTTCGAAGAGGTCAAAGATAATCTGGCGATGAACGCGACTCTTCTTTCTGGAGGACAGCAACAAAGACTCTGTATCGCCCGAGCTCTCACTGTAGAGCCAGAAATACTGCTTCTGGACGAACCCTGTTCCTCCCTTGACGTTAAGAACACACAAAATATAGAGATGATGCTTCGCACTCTATGCCAACAATATTCTATTATCATTGTTACCCATAATCTTTTTCAGGCACGTCGTATTTCTCATCAAACACTTTTCATGCTTGATGGGGAAATTATAGAAGCAGGTTCCACAAAAGATCTTTTTGAAAATCCTCGCGATAGTAGAACAGCGGAGTATATTTCTGGCATTTACGGCTAA
- a CDS encoding PstA family ABC transporter permease has product MRNNNGKTSHLSLRLWLFLSVFLVMASLCVIFGYIFIQGGSELSLSFLTNMPQGFPLGIDGGIWPAIVGSFWFTTIACIFASFLALPTAIFLAFYAKTTRIVSLCHFFIHSMAGIPSIILGLFGYTFFVVTLNFGVSILSGGLILGIMIFPFIEVRVEKTLLEFPKNIMQASISLGITKTWTLFHLILPGCIGNIASAIALGGSFAMGATAPILFTGAVLFAPSPRSIFSPAMALPNHLYILVGQGVSISKAYGTALVLIILLLVLNIVPLVIKMYRKER; this is encoded by the coding sequence ATGAGAAATAATAACGGCAAAACTTCTCACCTATCCCTTCGGCTCTGGCTTTTTTTAAGCGTCTTTCTTGTTATGGCGTCTTTATGCGTTATTTTTGGATATATTTTTATTCAGGGAGGAAGCGAACTTTCCCTTTCTTTCCTTACAAATATGCCACAGGGTTTTCCTTTAGGCATAGATGGAGGAATATGGCCCGCTATTGTGGGGAGTTTCTGGTTTACTACGATTGCCTGCATATTCGCCTCCTTTCTGGCTCTTCCTACAGCAATCTTTCTTGCCTTTTACGCTAAAACAACACGAATTGTATCTCTTTGCCATTTTTTCATTCACTCTATGGCTGGAATACCTTCGATTATTCTGGGGCTATTTGGTTATACGTTTTTCGTCGTTACACTTAATTTCGGCGTATCGATCTTGTCAGGAGGACTTATTCTTGGAATCATGATCTTTCCATTTATTGAGGTGCGCGTCGAAAAAACTCTTTTGGAGTTCCCCAAGAATATTATGCAGGCCTCTATTAGTTTGGGCATTACAAAAACGTGGACACTTTTTCACCTGATCCTTCCAGGGTGCATTGGCAATATTGCCAGTGCCATTGCTCTTGGAGGAAGTTTTGCTATGGGTGCAACTGCTCCTATTCTCTTCACTGGGGCAGTTCTCTTCGCTCCATCCCCCCGTTCTATTTTTTCTCCAGCAATGGCTTTGCCCAACCATCTTTATATTCTTGTAGGGCAGGGGGTATCGATTTCCAAAGCATATGGAACCGCTCTCGTGCTTATTATTCTTTTACTCGTTCTCAACATAGTGCCCCTTGTTATAAAAATGTACAGAAAGGAGAGGTAA
- a CDS encoding cation:proton antiporter, with amino-acid sequence MAFSLAVILLFALPTNKIFETLKMPGLLGTLLLGIAIGPYGLDWLQPELLNVSGDLRRIALIIILLRAGLGINRDDLKQNGIAALKMSCLPGLLEGATIAFISVKLLDFSLIQGGILGFILAAVSPAVVVPSMLNLIKSKIGTEKRVPSLIIAGASIDDVFAITMLSVFLGLYSGASINIGIKILSIPISILLGFMVGIVGFVVVHIFKKYQMRDTQKVLLILALAVLISELEFLFKTKIEIASLLGVMTMGFIISEKIPSVGERLAQKLNKIWIFAEILLFVLVGAQVDVTLALKAGGVGIVIIGIGLIGRSIGVLFSLLGTNLNWKERLFCIISYSPKATVQAAMGAIPLSLGVESGDIILAIAVLSILITAPLGAIGIRYSAKKLL; translated from the coding sequence ATGGCTTTTAGTCTCGCTGTTATTTTATTATTCGCTCTACCAACAAATAAAATTTTTGAAACATTGAAAATGCCCGGTTTATTGGGAACCCTACTTTTAGGTATTGCTATAGGCCCATATGGTTTAGATTGGCTTCAACCTGAACTTCTAAATGTATCAGGAGATCTAAGAAGAATCGCCCTCATTATTATTTTGTTGCGCGCAGGATTGGGAATAAATAGAGATGACTTGAAGCAGAATGGGATCGCAGCCTTAAAGATGAGTTGTTTGCCTGGTTTACTAGAAGGAGCAACCATAGCATTTATCTCAGTAAAGCTATTAGATTTTTCTTTAATTCAAGGAGGCATACTTGGTTTTATTCTTGCAGCAGTATCCCCTGCTGTAGTTGTCCCTTCTATGCTTAATTTAATTAAAAGTAAAATCGGGACAGAAAAAAGAGTTCCAAGTCTCATTATTGCAGGAGCATCCATCGACGATGTTTTTGCTATCACAATGTTAAGTGTCTTTTTAGGTTTATATAGTGGAGCAAGCATAAATATTGGCATAAAAATATTGAGTATTCCAATTTCCATATTACTAGGTTTCATGGTAGGTATTGTAGGTTTTGTTGTAGTACATATTTTTAAGAAATATCAGATGAGAGATACCCAAAAAGTCTTATTAATTTTAGCTCTTGCCGTATTGATTTCCGAACTTGAATTTCTATTTAAAACCAAAATTGAAATTGCATCATTACTTGGCGTTATGACTATGGGGTTTATCATATCGGAGAAAATACCTTCTGTTGGAGAACGTTTAGCCCAAAAACTTAACAAAATATGGATTTTTGCCGAAATCTTGCTTTTCGTCCTTGTAGGTGCCCAAGTAGACGTAACATTAGCGCTTAAAGCAGGAGGAGTAGGTATTGTTATAATTGGAATTGGATTGATCGGTAGGAGTATCGGCGTTCTTTTTTCTCTTTTGGGAACAAATCTCAATTGGAAAGAACGGCTCTTTTGCATAATTTCTTATTCCCCGAAGGCTACTGTACAAGCAGCTATGGGAGCAATACCGCTATCATTAGGGGTTGAGTCAGGAGATATTATCTTAGCTATAGCCGTATTATCTATACTTATTACTGCTCCATTAGGGGCCATCGGTATTCGATACTCCGCTAAAAAGCTTTTATAA
- a CDS encoding TIGR03915 family putative DNA repair protein — MTTYIYDGSFNGMLCLIFEAALRQKRPQNIIARSKEGQQKNLFEGVEVETRSKIAQAVYHVLEEHTNGETLITVFYALHAHLSHIDLSVFNYLELAWQKRKNINGLLSDERVLYILDARRKVSRERHMFCGVLRFRDVGGIYYATIEPEHYILPLLGGHFEKRFPHQNWIIHDVKRSKALIYDQREWYETEFSPRSIPQNTSDEQTYQELWKTFFHSVTITSRTNRGLQKRNMPLKYWKYLTEMEEKIPETSQEVPGQENLPNDEF; from the coding sequence ATGACAACGTATATTTATGACGGCTCATTTAATGGCATGCTTTGCCTTATATTCGAAGCTGCATTACGGCAAAAAAGACCTCAAAATATTATTGCTCGGTCAAAAGAGGGACAACAAAAAAACCTTTTTGAAGGAGTTGAAGTTGAGACACGATCAAAAATTGCTCAAGCGGTCTATCACGTTCTAGAAGAACACACAAACGGGGAGACATTAATCACCGTTTTTTACGCACTTCATGCTCACCTTTCCCATATCGATTTAAGCGTCTTCAATTATCTAGAGCTTGCGTGGCAAAAAAGGAAAAACATTAACGGTCTTCTCTCTGACGAACGCGTTCTTTATATACTTGACGCACGTCGAAAAGTTTCACGTGAACGCCACATGTTCTGTGGGGTTCTTCGCTTTCGTGATGTAGGCGGTATTTACTACGCAACGATAGAACCAGAACACTATATCCTTCCCCTGCTTGGAGGGCACTTCGAAAAGCGCTTCCCTCACCAGAATTGGATTATTCATGATGTAAAACGAAGCAAAGCTCTCATATATGACCAAAGGGAATGGTATGAAACTGAATTTTCACCACGATCCATTCCTCAAAATACAAGTGACGAACAAACATACCAAGAGCTATGGAAAACCTTTTTCCATAGCGTCACTATTACCTCGCGGACTAATCGTGGCCTTCAAAAAAGAAATATGCCATTGAAATATTGGAAATATCTGACTGAAATGGAAGAAAAAATCCCGGAAACTTCACAAGAAGTCCCCGGGCAAGAAAATCTACCTAATGATGAGTTTTAG
- the bioB gene encoding biotin synthase BioB, whose amino-acid sequence MSILHVYLDNIYSGKPIPIKDLLLLSSKEPLSALLSAADQVTKNCSHSDVELCSIVNARSGKCSENCAFCAQSVHWNTSCNVTPLISEEEVLRAAKYYEKLGVYRFSLVTSGRGLSDSDLEHLCRIYQRLSKETSLKLCGSHGLITERQAKKLAQAGLTRYHCNLETSPRFFPSICTTHSIEDKLKSLSFARSAHLELCSGGIIGLGESLRDRLEMASLAADIGVSSFPLNILSPIEGTPFAKNPLLNQDEILLTGALIRFLLPQATIRYAGGRKALGTKVFLGLRGGINGLLTGDYLTTAGESVESDMKMLQDSALKIRSHDLNI is encoded by the coding sequence ATGAGTATTCTTCATGTGTATTTGGACAATATATATTCTGGAAAACCTATTCCTATAAAAGACCTTCTTTTATTATCCTCAAAGGAACCTCTTTCAGCTCTTCTTTCTGCAGCGGATCAAGTGACGAAAAATTGTTCACATTCAGATGTCGAGTTATGCTCTATTGTTAATGCTCGCTCAGGAAAATGCAGCGAAAATTGTGCATTTTGTGCCCAATCAGTTCATTGGAATACGTCTTGTAATGTTACACCTCTTATTAGCGAGGAAGAAGTCTTAAGAGCTGCTAAATATTATGAAAAGCTTGGTGTTTATCGTTTTTCACTTGTTACAAGTGGACGAGGTTTAAGCGATAGTGATCTTGAACATTTATGTCGTATATATCAGCGTTTGAGTAAAGAAACATCTCTCAAACTTTGTGGTTCCCATGGGCTTATTACGGAAAGGCAAGCAAAAAAGCTTGCCCAGGCTGGCCTTACACGATATCATTGCAATCTTGAAACGAGCCCCCGTTTTTTCCCTTCTATTTGTACAACCCATTCTATTGAAGATAAGTTGAAAAGCCTTTCTTTTGCCCGTTCTGCACATCTTGAACTTTGTTCTGGTGGCATTATTGGCTTAGGTGAAAGCTTGCGGGATAGGCTTGAAATGGCTTCTCTAGCTGCCGACATAGGAGTGAGCTCCTTTCCTTTAAATATTCTCTCTCCTATAGAAGGAACTCCCTTCGCAAAAAATCCATTGCTTAACCAAGACGAAATTTTGCTTACGGGAGCTCTTATTCGTTTTTTACTTCCTCAAGCTACAATCCGTTATGCAGGAGGGCGAAAGGCTCTTGGCACAAAAGTCTTCTTGGGATTGCGGGGAGGAATTAACGGCCTTTTGACTGGTGACTATTTAACAACAGCAGGAGAGTCAGTTGAAAGCGATATGAAAATGCTTCAAGACTCAGCGTTGAAAATCCGTTCTCACGATCTTAATATATGA
- the pstC gene encoding phosphate ABC transporter permease subunit PstC has product MKKERIFVWTCKAITLLAISFLFFIFLFIAKESFIFFQKTSLLHFLTGSRWNPIADPPAFGLQPMICATVYVSLLAALIALPIGVGMAIFLSVLAPQKIQRILLPLIDLMAGIPSVVYGFVGLMIIVKFFETHFSWSSGESVLTGSILLAIMILPYIVSTCCESMTKVLHHYQQTSRALSVSKWHMIRYLVIPSAKKAILAALILSLSRAMGETMAVMMVIGNSPIFPHLFRKAETIPALIALEMGGAAVGSLHYQALFAAGFILMFVLFAFNSFFFFIRKRIEEGIK; this is encoded by the coding sequence GTGAAAAAAGAACGAATTTTTGTATGGACTTGCAAGGCTATTACATTGCTGGCTATTTCTTTTTTATTCTTTATCTTTCTTTTTATTGCAAAAGAAAGCTTTATATTTTTTCAGAAGACGTCACTCCTTCATTTTTTAACGGGGTCACGATGGAATCCTATTGCAGATCCACCAGCTTTCGGCCTTCAACCGATGATATGCGCCACTGTTTATGTTTCTCTTCTTGCAGCACTTATTGCTCTTCCTATCGGTGTCGGAATGGCTATTTTCCTATCGGTTTTAGCCCCACAAAAAATCCAACGGATACTTCTTCCTCTTATTGATCTCATGGCCGGTATCCCATCTGTTGTCTATGGTTTTGTAGGCCTTATGATTATTGTAAAGTTTTTTGAGACTCATTTTTCATGGTCCTCTGGAGAATCCGTACTTACCGGTTCAATTCTTTTAGCCATCATGATCTTGCCTTATATCGTCTCTACGTGCTGTGAGTCTATGACCAAAGTTCTTCATCATTATCAACAAACATCACGAGCCCTAAGTGTCTCAAAATGGCATATGATACGTTATTTAGTTATTCCTTCAGCAAAAAAGGCAATTCTAGCGGCACTAATCTTATCCCTTTCTAGAGCCATGGGCGAAACTATGGCTGTAATGATGGTGATTGGGAACAGCCCAATATTTCCTCATCTTTTTCGAAAAGCTGAGACTATACCTGCTCTCATCGCTTTGGAAATGGGGGGCGCTGCCGTTGGTAGCTTACACTATCAGGCTCTTTTCGCAGCTGGATTTATTCTCATGTTTGTACTCTTTGCCTTTAATTCTTTTTTCTTTTTTATCCGCAAGCGTATTGAGGAGGGAATAAAATGA
- a CDS encoding putative DNA modification/repair radical SAM protein, protein MNTEGKLAILADAAKYDVSCSSSGSRRKNTTGVGNASLGGICHTWTSDGRCVSLLKVLFSNDCIFDCAYCVNRRSVDRPRATFTPEELAELTINFYRRNYIEGLFLSSGVYKSPNYTMECLIRTLLLLRKKYNFGGYIHTKAIPGADPQLLEIAGQYADRMSVNIELPSEKSLKLLAPQKSKQAILKPMSYLSSRIEESLEEKPTWRGKKKPLFVPAGQSTQLIVGATPESDLSILRLSENLYSRFNLKRVYYSAYVPVSSNPLLPALSSPPLLRENRIYQADWLLRFYKFKAEELLDEKQPHFNLNIDPKTDWALRNLHFFPVEINKASYEMLLRIPGIGVISAKRIMTARKNGIIRFDLLARFGVVMKRAQYFITCNGVFHGDRSMNENHLRAHFEAPSKSDFVKRQLFLFQL, encoded by the coding sequence ATGAACACGGAAGGAAAACTTGCAATTCTTGCTGATGCAGCCAAATATGACGTGTCGTGTTCTTCCAGCGGGAGCCGGCGTAAAAATACCACAGGTGTTGGAAACGCGAGCCTGGGCGGTATCTGTCATACATGGACTTCCGATGGGAGATGCGTTTCTCTATTAAAAGTTCTCTTCTCAAATGATTGTATCTTCGACTGTGCCTACTGTGTAAACCGACGGAGTGTCGATCGCCCCAGAGCAACATTTACGCCCGAAGAACTTGCAGAACTCACCATCAATTTCTATCGTCGTAACTATATTGAAGGCCTTTTTTTGAGTTCTGGCGTTTATAAATCTCCCAACTACACAATGGAATGTCTTATACGAACATTACTTTTGCTACGGAAAAAATACAACTTCGGAGGCTATATTCATACTAAGGCTATTCCAGGTGCTGATCCGCAACTTCTTGAAATTGCAGGACAATATGCCGATCGTATGAGCGTCAATATTGAGCTTCCATCAGAAAAAAGCTTAAAACTTCTGGCTCCTCAAAAAAGTAAACAAGCCATTCTCAAACCCATGAGTTACCTTTCATCACGCATAGAGGAAAGCCTAGAAGAAAAACCCACATGGAGAGGAAAAAAGAAGCCTCTTTTTGTCCCTGCAGGGCAAAGTACCCAATTGATTGTAGGAGCAACTCCTGAAAGCGACCTTTCTATTCTTCGTCTTTCAGAAAATTTGTACTCCCGCTTTAACTTGAAAAGAGTCTATTACTCTGCCTATGTTCCAGTGTCATCAAATCCTTTGTTGCCAGCTCTTTCTTCCCCTCCACTTCTTCGAGAAAATCGAATATATCAAGCCGATTGGCTTTTGAGATTTTATAAGTTTAAAGCTGAAGAGCTGCTTGATGAAAAACAACCTCACTTTAATCTGAATATTGATCCAAAAACGGATTGGGCATTAAGAAATCTTCATTTTTTCCCTGTAGAAATCAATAAAGCTTCCTACGAGATGCTGCTCCGCATTCCTGGTATTGGCGTCATATCTGCTAAACGTATTATGACAGCCCGTAAAAATGGAATTATTCGCTTCGACCTACTCGCACGATTTGGTGTCGTTATGAAAAGAGCCCAATATTTCATTACATGTAATGGTGTCTTTCATGGAGATCGCTCTATGAATGAAAATCACCTTCGCGCACACTTTGAAGCGCCGTCAAAGAGTGATTTTGTGAAGAGGCAGCTTTTCTTATTTCAGCTATGA
- a CDS encoding phosphate ABC transporter substrate-binding protein encodes MNKIFRFLFASVMIMSLIIAGNQLAVAADGQIFFKGSSTLAPVVSQVAQQFMGKYGTWNKVEASLPDAKIEIFVSGGGSGEGVKAVLDGTSNFGMTARAVKAEEKEAIGDYHEFHIGTDALTISVHPDNKVCQIKPNLTKDELIKIFSGEYKTWNDLDPTLPKEEIVVVIRDIGGGAHEVFQKSVMGKVDVTPNAIQSPSMGALVTKVMENKNAIGYASFGMVNVNKGKIIPLKVDGVEPTVENILNGTYYVSRPLLIVKKGNMSPIEKAFIDELLSAEGMKIVEQMGFVPAK; translated from the coding sequence TTGAATAAGATTTTTCGTTTTTTATTCGCTTCTGTCATGATTATGAGTCTTATTATTGCGGGAAACCAGCTCGCTGTAGCCGCAGATGGTCAGATTTTCTTTAAAGGGTCATCTACTCTTGCCCCAGTTGTTTCACAAGTGGCACAGCAGTTTATGGGAAAATATGGTACATGGAATAAAGTTGAGGCATCTCTTCCCGACGCCAAAATCGAAATTTTTGTCTCCGGGGGCGGTTCTGGAGAAGGGGTAAAAGCCGTTCTTGATGGAACAAGTAATTTTGGTATGACAGCTCGTGCCGTTAAAGCAGAAGAGAAAGAAGCAATCGGAGATTATCACGAGTTCCATATTGGGACAGACGCTCTGACCATTTCGGTTCACCCTGACAATAAGGTCTGTCAGATAAAGCCCAACCTCACTAAAGATGAATTGATTAAAATCTTTAGCGGCGAATACAAAACATGGAACGATCTTGATCCGACATTACCTAAAGAAGAAATTGTTGTTGTTATTCGAGATATTGGCGGTGGAGCTCACGAAGTCTTCCAGAAAAGTGTTATGGGAAAAGTAGATGTAACACCCAATGCGATTCAATCTCCATCTATGGGAGCTCTCGTTACCAAAGTCATGGAAAACAAAAATGCCATCGGTTACGCTTCTTTTGGCATGGTTAATGTAAACAAAGGGAAAATTATTCCTCTTAAAGTTGATGGAGTGGAACCTACCGTTGAAAATATTCTTAATGGAACATATTATGTTTCACGGCCACTTCTTATCGTCAAGAAAGGGAATATGTCTCCTATAGAAAAGGCTTTTATTGATGAACTACTTTCTGCTGAAGGCATGAAAATTGTGGAGCAGATGGGATTCGTACCTGCAAAGTAA